The Penaeus chinensis breed Huanghai No. 1 chromosome 16, ASM1920278v2, whole genome shotgun sequence genome window below encodes:
- the LOC125033223 gene encoding uncharacterized protein LOC125033223 — MIRIVFRKQRSRRGGQNTGTTEDTRQVEEILQVEEILQMEEILQVEEILQVEEILQMEEILQVEEILQVEEILQMEEILQVEEILQVEEILQVEEILQMKEILQVEEILQVEEILQVEEILQVEEILQMEEILQVEEILQVEEILQVEEILQAEEILQVEEILQVEEILQAEEILQVEEILQVEEILQVEEILPVEEILQAEEILQVEEILQVEEILQVEEILQLEENIYKCKLMRKGN; from the coding sequence ATGATTCGAATAGTATTTCGGAAACAAAGGTCGAGACGGGGCGGTCAGAACACTGGTACCACTGAAGATACTAGACAAGTGGAAGAGATTTTACAAGTGGAGGAGATTTTACAAATGGAAGAGATTTTACAAGTGGAAGAGATTTTACAAGTGGAGGAGATTTTACAAATGGAAGAGATTTTACAAGTGGAAGAGATTTTACAAGTGGAAGAGATTTTACAAATGGAAGAGATTTTACAAGTGGAAGAGATTTTACAAGTGGAAGAGATTTTACAAGTGGAAGAGATTTTACAAATGAAAGAGATTTTACAAGTGGAAGAGATTTTACAAGTGGAAGAGATTTTACAAGTGGAAGAGATTTTACAAGTGGAAGAGATTTTACAAATGGAAGAGATTTTACAAGTGGAAGAGATTTTACAAGTGGAAGAGATTTTACAAGTGGAAGAGATTTTACAAGCGGAAGAGATTTTACAAGTGGAAGAGATTTTACAAGTGGAAGAGATTTTACAAGCGGAAGAGATTTTACAAGTGGAAGAGATTTTACAAGTGGAAGAGATTTTACAAGTGGAAGAGATTTTACCAGTGGAAGAGATTTTACAAGCGGAAGAGATTTTACAAGTGGAAGAGATTTTACAAGTGGAAGAGATTTTACAAGTGGAAGAGATTTTACAATTGGAAGAGAATATTTACAAATGCAAGCTAATGAGGAAAGGGAATTAg